A stretch of DNA from Glycine max cultivar Williams 82 chromosome 18, Glycine_max_v4.0, whole genome shotgun sequence:
GTATTTTCAAGAGAAAGAGTCATGAATCTCCAAAAACCAAAGCAATGAATAATGGTGAACCAAGGGAAAAGCAAAACTGTAAcagtaaatgataaaaataaagtgatgAAAAGGAAAGATAATTTGTTGAATAACAAAAAACAGAAACAGTgtgaaatgaagaaaatattatatggaTAAAAGAAGGGGAGAGATCAGCAACCTTTGTGGCAGACCCCACACACAGCATTATTACAGATCGATCTACATTACAATTACATACACTTGTTTCTGTTTGTTTCCATGacatttatatatatgcatgtccTTCATCTATACCAGATATTTATATGATGTATAATTGCTACACCAccacaacaataacaataataataataataatgattcaacaaaaacaagaaaaatgatcCATGAGCAAGGGGaaggtttttttgttttttttttcttgccgtaaaaagaacaaaatagagGAGAGATAATTATAGAAATGGTCATTCAATATTGTGAAGGTGATTATCCTTTTTCAGGCTTGGCTGGAGGCCGTAATAACCGAGGTACCACTTGACGAACTTGCTGAGACCGGTGGAGAGATCGGTGGTGGGTTTGTAGGCGAAATCCCTGAAGGCCAAGCTGACGTTGGCGTGAGTGAAGGGAACGTCGCCGTTAGATGGCATCTTAATGACGTGCTTCTTGGCCTTGGTTTTCAGCAAACCTTCTAGAATGGACACCAAGGTCCCCACCGGCACCGGTGACGTGTTCCCTAGATTGTACACTCTGAGCTGGGCAGGGCCCCGCTTCTTGCCGCCGCTCCCGGTGCTCTTCTGGGCGGAGTCGAGGGCGCCGAGGCAACCCTTGACGATGTCGTCGATGTAGGTAAAGTCACGCGCCACCTGCTTCCCCTCCGGCGTCTGGTAGACGTCGATGGTCTTCCCATGGAGGATGTCTTTGGTGAAGAAGAAGTAAGCCATGTCGGGTCTTCCCCAGGGGCCGTAGACGGTGAAGAAACGGAGTCCGGTGAGGGAGAGGCCGTAAATGTGGTTGTAGGTGTGGGCGATTTCCTCGCCGGCCTTCTTGGTGGCGGCGTAGAGGCTGGCGGGCTGGTCGGTGCGGTGGAGCTCGGAGAAAGGGTTTTGGGTGTTGAGGCCGTAGACGGAGCTGGACGAAGCCCAGACAATGGCGGGTTGGGGGTTGGCGGATTTGGCAGCCTCGAGAAGGTTGACGAAGCCAGCGATGTTGGCGGTGACGTAGGATTGGGGGTTCTGCATGGCGTAGCGGACGCCGGCCTGTGCGGCCAGGTGGAGGATGTGGGTGAAGGGGACGAGGTCGAAGAGCTTCTGGAGCAAGGGGGTGTCGTTGAGGTCACCTTCCACGATGAACACTTGGTGTTTCCAGAGCATTGCCTGCCGGGCGCGTTTAAGGGAAGGGTCGTAGTAGTTGTTGAAGTTGTCAAGCCCCAGGACACCGTCGCCGCGCTTCTTCAGGGCCAGGGAGCAGTGGCTGCCCACGAAGCCCGCAGCCCCAGTGACAAGGACGGTGAGGCCGTTGGGGCGGCGGGGGGAGGCGGAGTGGCGGACCTGCTTCTCCCAGGCgccgaaggaggaggaggagaggaaGTAGTGGGAGTGGGCGTGGAGGTGGCGGTGGGTGGAGTCGGTGGCGGAGAGGGGAG
This window harbors:
- the LOC100811409 gene encoding UDP-glucuronate 4-epimerase 6, encoding MNMNMGSSSPPDTSKSIKLERYNSYIRRLNSTKLLNASSKLLFRATLLVALILVFLFTFNYPPLSATDSTHRHLHAHSHYFLSSSSFGAWEKQVRHSASPRRPNGLTVLVTGAAGFVGSHCSLALKKRGDGVLGLDNFNNYYDPSLKRARQAMLWKHQVFIVEGDLNDTPLLQKLFDLVPFTHILHLAAQAGVRYAMQNPQSYVTANIAGFVNLLEAAKSANPQPAIVWASSSSVYGLNTQNPFSELHRTDQPASLYAATKKAGEEIAHTYNHIYGLSLTGLRFFTVYGPWGRPDMAYFFFTKDILHGKTIDVYQTPEGKQVARDFTYIDDIVKGCLGALDSAQKSTGSGGKKRGPAQLRVYNLGNTSPVPVGTLVSILEGLLKTKAKKHVIKMPSNGDVPFTHANVSLAFRDFAYKPTTDLSTGLSKFVKWYLGYYGLQPSLKKDNHLHNIE